A DNA window from Streptomyces sp. 71268 contains the following coding sequences:
- a CDS encoding YbhB/YbcL family Raf kinase inhibitor-like protein — MKSARIALCALLVTGAVGLSPATASSTSTSRSAFTLSSAAFADGGVIPKVHECTSGGGNDPGKRNESPPLTWSGAPTAAKSYAIVMRDLDNANLVHWVIYDIPANTSALPQNVDHAYQPSVPAGARQVYYRGSASLYGYQGPCSPSTVNTYEFVVHALNRTSLTNLNSNSSTRTAAREIAAATIGSARITGES, encoded by the coding sequence GTGAAAAGTGCACGAATCGCGCTCTGTGCCCTGCTCGTCACCGGGGCTGTCGGCCTCTCGCCAGCCACCGCTTCGTCGACCTCGACGAGCCGGAGCGCGTTCACCCTCTCCAGCGCCGCGTTCGCCGACGGCGGCGTCATCCCCAAGGTCCACGAGTGCACCAGCGGCGGCGGCAACGACCCCGGCAAGCGGAACGAGTCCCCTCCCCTGACCTGGTCGGGCGCGCCGACCGCCGCCAAGAGCTACGCGATCGTCATGCGCGACCTCGACAACGCCAACCTCGTTCACTGGGTCATCTACGACATCCCGGCCAACACGAGCGCGCTCCCCCAGAACGTCGACCACGCATACCAGCCCTCCGTCCCGGCGGGGGCCAGGCAGGTCTACTACCGTGGCAGCGCGAGCCTCTACGGCTACCAGGGACCGTGCTCGCCCTCGACGGTGAACACCTACGAGTTCGTCGTCCACGCGCTCAACCGGACGTCGCTGACCAACCTGAACTCCAACTCGTCGACCCGGACCGCCGCCAGGGAGATCGCCGCGGCGACGATCGGGTCAGCCAGGATCACCGGCGAGTCCTAG
- a CDS encoding GNAT family N-acetyltransferase yields MTPTLRTARLTLVPYRPEDEDAFVGLLRDEEVCRWMGQERAPEAELRAVFKVIMDEIYPQNRFDLWALWLEGAYVGHAEIKKTGNVDGYEIIAAFVRDSWGKGLGSELVTELIRYAARTLRVDRVYGMVGAENTASLALCARLGFTFVRDVVGDDGSVTKMMVAPTGAAPGTAVAPADETPGREPALPPGPQT; encoded by the coding sequence ATGACTCCGACGCTGCGGACCGCGCGCCTGACCCTCGTCCCCTACCGGCCCGAGGACGAGGACGCCTTCGTCGGCCTGCTGCGCGACGAGGAGGTGTGCCGCTGGATGGGCCAGGAACGCGCTCCCGAGGCGGAACTCCGGGCCGTGTTCAAAGTGATCATGGACGAGATCTACCCCCAGAACCGGTTCGACCTCTGGGCCCTGTGGCTTGAGGGCGCGTACGTCGGCCACGCGGAGATCAAGAAGACCGGCAACGTCGACGGCTACGAGATCATCGCCGCCTTCGTCCGCGACAGTTGGGGCAAGGGACTCGGCTCGGAACTGGTCACAGAGCTGATCCGCTACGCCGCGCGGACGCTCCGGGTCGACCGGGTCTACGGCATGGTGGGCGCGGAGAACACGGCGAGCCTGGCGCTGTGCGCGCGACTGGGCTTCACGTTCGTCCGCGACGTGGTGGGCGACGACGGCTCGGTGACGAAGATGATGGTCGCACCGACCGGGGCCGCCCCGGGCACAGCCGTGGCCCCGGCCGACGAGACACCTGGGCGCGAACCGGCGTTGCCACCCGGCCCGCAGACCTGA
- a CDS encoding caspase family protein: protein MRGPDAIVAAGARAAREGLTERIDPARSACVLIGVSTYNERELPRLPSVARNVEALARELRDPDVWGVPPERMKVVSDPATVEGVTLPIREAAELATDTLLIYYAGHGVLHGNGELHLTHRATHRHYSETAVRYATLRDILLEHRATIGRRVVILDCCYSGNAVEGLSSHEVDDLVAIEGSYVMTATPRNALAMAPGGEPYTAFTGELLNVIRQGVPDRAEQRHLSLDDVYAAIRRSLGKRNLPLPGKQDSHDVGKLPFIRNRLSPVEPVPPHVPYWNRVRLATAGAVLAGVAAAGGLTGHELADDGRPARAPEAKAAPVLTGPCGKGAKATLLSVSDALNEHDEWQGTKVEGLSALALTGGAETGAIALRDEEPGQLFRLKLGSPRALRPEVTGLLGLYRADGGKFTEFDGEGLVIEKSGKTVLATAERGPRCAGSTWPPDGRSAGTSSCPTSSTRRRAARRRARAASNP from the coding sequence ATGAGGGGACCGGACGCCATCGTGGCCGCCGGCGCGCGGGCGGCGCGGGAGGGGCTCACCGAACGCATCGACCCGGCGAGATCGGCCTGCGTCCTCATCGGCGTCAGCACGTACAACGAGCGGGAGCTGCCGCGACTGCCCTCCGTGGCGCGCAATGTCGAGGCCCTGGCGCGGGAGTTGCGCGACCCCGACGTGTGGGGCGTCCCGCCGGAGCGGATGAAGGTGGTGTCGGACCCGGCGACCGTCGAGGGCGTGACCCTGCCCATCCGCGAGGCCGCCGAACTGGCCACCGACACGCTACTGATCTACTACGCGGGCCACGGCGTCCTGCACGGCAACGGCGAACTCCACCTCACCCACCGGGCCACCCACCGGCACTACAGCGAGACCGCGGTGCGGTACGCCACGCTCCGCGACATCCTGCTGGAACACCGCGCGACCATCGGGCGCCGCGTCGTGATCCTCGACTGCTGTTACAGCGGCAACGCGGTGGAGGGCCTGTCCTCCCACGAGGTGGACGACCTGGTGGCCATCGAGGGTTCGTACGTCATGACGGCGACGCCGCGCAACGCGTTGGCGATGGCGCCGGGCGGGGAGCCCTACACGGCCTTCACGGGGGAGTTGCTCAACGTCATCCGGCAGGGCGTGCCGGACCGCGCCGAGCAGCGGCACCTCTCCCTCGACGACGTCTACGCGGCGATCAGGCGGTCGCTGGGCAAACGGAACCTGCCGCTGCCCGGCAAGCAGGACTCCCACGACGTCGGCAAGCTCCCCTTCATCCGCAACCGGCTGAGCCCGGTGGAGCCGGTGCCGCCCCACGTTCCGTACTGGAACAGGGTGCGGCTCGCCACGGCCGGGGCGGTGCTGGCCGGTGTCGCGGCGGCCGGCGGCCTCACCGGTCACGAACTGGCCGACGACGGCCGGCCGGCCCGCGCGCCCGAGGCCAAGGCCGCGCCGGTGCTGACCGGCCCCTGCGGCAAGGGCGCCAAGGCCACGCTCCTCAGCGTCTCCGACGCGCTGAACGAGCACGACGAGTGGCAGGGCACCAAGGTGGAGGGACTGTCGGCGCTGGCCCTCACCGGGGGCGCGGAGACCGGGGCCATCGCGCTGCGCGACGAGGAGCCGGGGCAGTTGTTCCGGCTCAAGCTCGGCTCCCCACGGGCGCTGCGGCCGGAGGTCACCGGGTTGCTCGGGCTCTACCGGGCGGACGGGGGGAAGTTCACCGAGTTCGACGGCGAGGGCCTGGTCATCGAGAAGAGCGGGAAGACCGTGCTGGCCACCGCCGAGCGGGGCCCGCGCTGCGCCGGTTCGACCTGGCCACCGGACGGCAGATCGGCAGGGACTTCGAGCTGCCCGACGAGTTCTACCCGCCGCCGCGCGGCGAGGCGCCGCGCTCGCGCAGCCTCGAATCCCTGA
- a CDS encoding MbtH family NRPS accessory protein, with the protein MDENARYQVLRNDEDQYSLWLADLEVPAGWQAVGKEGTQEECSAYVDEVWTDMRPRSLRERMERVES; encoded by the coding sequence ATGGACGAGAACGCCCGCTACCAGGTCCTGCGCAACGACGAGGACCAGTACTCGCTGTGGCTGGCCGACCTGGAGGTCCCGGCCGGCTGGCAGGCCGTGGGCAAGGAGGGCACGCAGGAGGAGTGCTCCGCCTACGTGGACGAGGTCTGGACCGACATGCGTCCGCGCAGCCTGCGCGAGCGCATGGAGCGCGTCGAGTCCTGA
- a CDS encoding esterase-like activity of phytase family protein, with translation MRRFDLATGRQIGRDFELPDEFYPPPRGEAPRSRSLESLTVTESGTYLYTGSEGPLIRDADVHGRHQVRIQRLRGRPGGDYVPDKQFAYQTEEGHYLSDLIAVDDTRLLALERGYLRGLGNGIRVYVVDVADAVDVSDIDALDEGTADALLHKQSKPLLDLQKCPSGGVTSDEPQSNPILQNVEGMALGPEWKDGEHKGARPLYLVADNNGRKAQSARLYSLAVDLRR, from the coding sequence CTGCGCCGGTTCGACCTGGCCACCGGACGGCAGATCGGCAGGGACTTCGAGCTGCCCGACGAGTTCTACCCGCCGCCGCGCGGCGAGGCGCCGCGCTCGCGCAGCCTCGAATCCCTGACCGTCACGGAGAGCGGCACGTACCTCTACACCGGCTCCGAGGGGCCGCTCATCCGCGACGCGGACGTGCACGGGCGGCACCAGGTCCGCATCCAGCGCCTCCGGGGCAGGCCGGGCGGCGACTACGTGCCCGACAAGCAGTTCGCCTACCAGACGGAGGAGGGGCACTACCTCAGCGACCTGATCGCCGTGGACGACACGCGGCTGCTGGCCCTCGAGCGCGGCTACCTGCGCGGCCTGGGCAACGGCATCCGCGTCTACGTGGTGGACGTGGCCGACGCCGTGGACGTCTCGGACATCGACGCGTTGGACGAGGGCACGGCCGACGCCCTGCTCCACAAGCAGTCGAAACCGCTGCTCGACCTCCAGAAGTGCCCGAGCGGCGGGGTGACGTCGGACGAGCCGCAGAGCAATCCGATCCTGCAGAACGTGGAGGGCATGGCCCTCGGCCCCGAGTGGAAGGACGGCGAACACAAGGGCGCGCGCCCGCTGTACCTGGTCGCCGACAACAACGGTCGCAAGGCCCAGTCGGCCCGGCTCTACTCGCTCGCGGTCGACCTGAGGCGCTGA
- a CDS encoding serine hydrolase domain-containing protein — protein MNRQRVRVTAALLTAAALVGVTAPTAAADDNAHGARHGTHGGTAPTVRERLDLLVDADGVPGALAYEGRRTVRAGTAELGSGKPMVGAEGRFRMGSNTKAFTAAAVMRLVVDGRLRVDDRAGRYVPQLADSPITIRQLLKQRSGLADYAGLVDWEKPLSDEGYLGLVLKEDLQFEAGTEWGYSNSNYLVLGMVITRASGTDYRTYIERTILKPLRLESTYWPGPGELTPRGPHARNYGVHPLHPEQGLTDVTELPAYEFFGASGGLVTTPKDLNAFWDGLFGGKLLPRWALRQMTHDTTEVGGRDVYPEGSRYGYGVASIPLSCGGAYWGHGGDLPGVSVGGGRATDGRGTVTVYTTTVAAQGSRLAHLQGAVDAALCDGR, from the coding sequence ATGAACCGTCAGCGCGTCCGCGTCACCGCCGCCCTTCTCACCGCCGCCGCGCTCGTGGGTGTGACCGCCCCGACGGCCGCCGCCGACGACAACGCCCACGGTGCGCGACACGGTACCCATGGCGGCACGGCACCCACCGTGCGGGAGCGGCTCGACCTGCTTGTCGATGCGGACGGGGTGCCGGGGGCCCTGGCGTACGAGGGGCGCCGTACCGTCAGGGCCGGGACGGCCGAACTCGGCAGCGGGAAGCCGATGGTTGGGGCCGAGGGGCGGTTCCGCATGGGGAGCAACACCAAGGCGTTCACCGCCGCCGCCGTGATGCGCCTGGTGGTCGACGGCAGGCTGCGCGTGGACGACCGCGCCGGACGCTACGTGCCGCAGCTCGCCGACAGCCCGATCACCATCCGGCAACTCCTCAAGCAGCGCAGCGGCCTCGCCGACTACGCGGGGTTGGTCGACTGGGAGAAGCCCCTGAGCGACGAGGGATATCTCGGCCTGGTGCTCAAGGAGGACCTCCAGTTCGAGGCCGGTACGGAGTGGGGTTACTCCAACAGCAACTACCTCGTGCTCGGCATGGTGATCACCCGGGCCTCCGGCACCGACTACCGCACGTACATCGAGCGCACCATCCTCAAGCCGCTGCGCCTTGAGTCCACGTACTGGCCCGGCCCTGGCGAACTCACCCCGCGCGGCCCGCACGCCCGCAACTACGGCGTCCACCCGCTCCACCCCGAGCAGGGCCTGACGGACGTGACGGAGCTGCCGGCGTACGAGTTCTTCGGCGCGTCCGGTGGTCTGGTGACGACACCGAAGGACCTGAACGCCTTCTGGGACGGCCTGTTCGGCGGCAAGCTGCTGCCGCGCTGGGCGCTGCGGCAGATGACGCACGACACGACCGAGGTCGGCGGTCGCGACGTGTATCCGGAGGGCAGCCGGTACGGGTACGGCGTGGCGAGCATCCCGCTCTCCTGCGGCGGGGCGTACTGGGGCCACGGCGGCGACCTGCCCGGCGTCTCGGTGGGCGGCGGTCGCGCCACCGACGGCCGGGGCACCGTCACCGTCTACACCACCACCGTGGCGGCCCAGGGCTCCAGGCTCGCCCACCTCCAGGGCGCGGTGGACGCCGCCCTGTGCGACGGACGCTGA